AGTGCACGCTatacatattatttttttctccagGAAGCCTCTACAGACGTGGTGGTAAAATCTTGGACTGGAGCAATTATTGTGACTATCCTTGCTTCTTACTCTATGGTTTTGTACTTTGTTTTGGGTTACAAAGTAGGTTACGTTTTCCAACTTTCAGTTgcaaaacatttgatttttagataatGACCGGCTTGAACCAAGGATCCACAACAATGAGCCACAAAACCACGCAAATGCAGAAGCGACTGCTCTGGGCGCTAACTATTCAAACACTGATTCCGATTTGTGTCAGTTTTATTGCCATGTTGCCTTGTTATGTACGGATCCGCTTTTAAAATTGGGTTTCCGAGGTTtgtaggaaaaaattgaagagaatATGATCTGTGTAGTACCTTACAGTTGGATTAACTGGGGCTCTTCAATAGCGGTTTCGATGTTCCCATTTTTGGATCCGATGGCTATCATATTCTGTTTGCCCGCTTTACGTCAAAGGCTGTTTCAGATAATTGGTGTAGATTTGAAACTTCCGACGACGTCGAATCAAGTTCATACAACCGAGAATTGAGATTTTCTTGATTAAAAAAAGGTGTTCAATAAGTTTCCTTAATGTgagaaaattggttaaaaaataaacattgaggaaagaaacaattttttgtagggagtccgcattttttgtatttctggGCAACACACTGCATTATTTCTAAACcaattagaataaaaaaccGCTGAAATAGTAAAGAACATTATGatattttcaagtcaaaacCTCACCAATTGATATAAAATATATCATATTTATTCCCGGTCAATGAACCATCTGCGTATAGATTCTCTGGTTGTGAGATAATTCCATGCGGCAATTTAGTCAGCTTCCACTTGGAGTCCTCGCATatgattccaaaaaaatccgttaCTGTCGTCATCGAAAATTCTTCAGTTGTCTTTGGAGGCGCCGCGTactataattttaaacattgcTGTGCGAGAAGAAACGTCGAAGTTGTATAGGTTTTAGAGAGTTTTATTACTGTCTGtgaatcttctgaaaatataccCTAGAAAGAGTAGGTATacctgtaattttttttttggcctttttagCATAACCTTATAAATTACATTCTCCATACCTTATATGATATAGATATGTACGTATATGGATTATATGTAGATTGAAAACTCACAAACAAATCAAATTGGGTAGCTCCTGTACTATCTTTAACTCttggaattggaaattcaTTTTCGGGACACTGTAAGACAGGACAGCCATCTTTTTTAACAAACACGT
This is a stretch of genomic DNA from Caenorhabditis elegans chromosome V. It encodes these proteins:
- the R05D8.11 gene encoding Lipoprotein (Confirmed by transcript evidence), which codes for MNNLPSFLIILCLMVVTEGCMRTIPPDDVHIPAPDNEEELTTTPEIETSTVTEKVCFDTKNAECSETLESLYFGGDLGDDAIHYVFVKKDGCPVLQCPENEFPIPRVKDSTGATQFDLFYAAPPKTTEEFSMTTVTDFFGIICEDSKWKLTKLPHGIISQPENLYADGSLTGNKYDIFYINCGFLF